The following are encoded together in the Solenopsis invicta isolate M01_SB chromosome 14, UNIL_Sinv_3.0, whole genome shotgun sequence genome:
- the LOC105192905 gene encoding uncharacterized protein LOC105192905, which produces MFGRRSVRASIALSCGAPSRVAPLKTVSLLRLKLSAACLLLRLVAKIGKAVDLSNATKFLWIDSTITLNWVTSISRRWSVFVANRVGEIQRSTDIKMWRHVNSQNNPADILSRRISAHKLPSAAIWWHGLIFLQLNEDQWPSDRFQELDDVPEQRVIVATVYIQTDNVVDKLLERHSSLHMICRILVYCLKFAKARRHEVPTGRPLPSETAFALSVMCRTVQMQAFPNDYKALSQGNSINSNSSLLLLSPFMDKDGLMRVGGRLKNFDLQYNAHHQILLPRHYELTCRIIKNEHTRGMHAGAQTTMACVRQRFWSLSLRSTTRSVIQKCITCFRVKPRFLEATMGSLPAVRVTVSKPFSHCGVDYASPVTIREGKRRNSKTNKAYIAIFVCFATRGVHIEVVSDLTSEAFIAAFKKFILRRSKPSHMYSDNGTTFVGARNQLKEFYNYYCEQQTQSDITWLLNDQKIAWNFIPPNAPHFGRLWEAAVKSVKTHGSYRGWR; this is translated from the coding sequence ATGTTCGGACGGAGGTCAGTGCGGGCGTCTATCGCACTGAGTTGTGGTGCTCCAAGTAGGGTAGCGCCTCTTAAAACCGTATCTCTGCTACGACTCAAACTATCTGCTGCATGTTTGTTATTGCGGCTAGTTGCTAAAATCGGCAAGGCCGTGGATCTCTCAAATGCGACTAAGTTTCTCTGGATCGACTCTACCATCACTCTCAATTGGGTAACATCGATTTCTCGTAGGTGGTCGGTATTCGTGGCTAATCGAGTCGGCGAGATCCAGCGATCCACTGACATCAAAATGTGGCGTCACGTCAATTCTCAAAACAATCCTGCCGACATACTATCGCGCAGAATAAGTGCACACAAGCTGCCATCAGCGGCCATATGGTGGCATGGTCTTATCTTTTTACAGTTAAACGAGGATCAGTGGCCGAGTGATAGGTTTCAAGAGCTAGATGACGTTCCGGAACAAAGGGTGATCGTTGCAACAGTATACATTCAAACTGATAACGTCGTCGACAAATTGTTGGAAAGGCATTCCAGCCTGCATATGATATGCCGCATATTGGTTTATTGCTTAAAATTCGCCAAGGCACGACGCCACGAGGTGCCTACCGGGCGCCCATTGCCCTCCGAGACGGCATTTGCGTTAAGTGTCATGTGCAGGACTGTGCAAATGCAAGCATTTCCAAATGACTACAAGGCCCTAAGCCAAGGGAATTCAATCAACTCAAACAGTAGTTTGCTTTTGTTATCTCCATTCATGGATAAGGACGGTTTGATGCGAGTAGGCGGTAGACTTAAGAACTTTGATTTGCAATACAACGCGCATCATCAAATACTACTGCCGCGGCACTATGAACTGACTTGTCGAATAATAAAGAATGAGCACACTCGAGGCATGCACGCGGGTGCACAGACGACTATGGCATGCGTCCGCCAGCGATTCTGGTCATTATCGTTGCGGTCGACAACCCGCAGCGTCATACAAAAATGCATAACATGCTTTAGGGTAAAACCCAGGTTTTTGGAAGCTACGATGGGCTCCTTACCGGCAGTTAGGGTCACCGTATCCAAACCTTTCTCGCACTGCGGCGTCGACTATGCCAGCCCCGTGACCATACGCGAGGGCAAGCGCCGAAATTCAAAGACTAACAAGGCTTACATCGCGATTTTTGTATGCTTTGCCACCAGGGGCGTCCACATTGAGGTTGTAAGCGATCTAACATCGGAAGCCTTCATCGCCGCCTTTAAGAAATTTATCTTGCGCCGAAGCAAGCCCTCGCATATGTACTCGGACAACGGGACCACTTTTGTAGGTGCTCGAAATCAGCTGAAggaattctataattattattgtgagCAACAGACTCAATCGGACATAACATGGTTATTGAACGATCAGAAAATTGCGTGGAATTTCATTCCACCAAACGCTCCCCATTTCGGCAGACTGTGGGAGGCGGCAGTAAAGTCCGTTAAGACCCATGGCTCGTATCGTGGGTGGCGCTAA